One genomic region from Verrucomicrobiota bacterium encodes:
- a CDS encoding class I SAM-dependent methyltransferase, with translation MSRLTDLLHMPGRWLGQALTRRRIQTQVSRLRRDQSPFIQRLGDAFRQLLGGDLAPQEAEWFKRIETLRAELAASTRGMEVGDYGSRSPEEADHIEDEPAGAIKTRTVGETCRLASVTPARARLLFRLVRAVKPSTCLELGTSLGISAAYQAAALDVNGGGRLVTLEGAPVLVAVARENLDRLGLNSVTVVPGRFQDTLDDVLRRYAPIDFAFIDGHHDEKATVRYFEQIIPHCADPAVLLFDDTAWSPGMGRAWRTIASDPRVALPINVGVQGLTLLASTVPKRPMVHIPIL, from the coding sequence ATGTCGCGACTGACCGATCTCCTCCACATGCCCGGCCGTTGGCTGGGGCAGGCGCTGACCAGGCGGAGAATCCAGACTCAGGTGTCGCGTCTGCGTCGTGATCAGAGTCCCTTCATCCAGAGGCTCGGCGATGCGTTCAGGCAACTGCTGGGTGGAGACCTCGCCCCCCAGGAGGCAGAGTGGTTCAAACGGATTGAGACGCTGCGGGCCGAGCTTGCCGCCTCGACGCGGGGAATGGAGGTAGGCGACTACGGGTCCCGTTCTCCCGAGGAAGCCGATCACATCGAGGACGAACCGGCGGGTGCGATCAAGACGCGAACCGTCGGCGAGACGTGCCGGCTCGCCAGCGTCACGCCGGCGCGAGCGCGCCTTCTCTTCCGGCTCGTCCGTGCTGTCAAGCCTTCGACCTGCCTCGAGTTGGGCACCTCGTTGGGCATCTCGGCCGCCTATCAGGCGGCCGCGCTCGATGTCAACGGCGGCGGGCGCCTTGTTACGCTCGAGGGCGCGCCGGTCCTGGTCGCAGTCGCCCGAGAAAACCTCGATCGGCTCGGCCTGAACAGCGTCACCGTCGTCCCGGGGCGATTCCAGGACACGCTCGACGATGTCCTGCGCCGATATGCCCCCATCGACTTCGCCTTCATCGACGGCCACCACGACGAGAAAGCCACCGTCCGTTACTTCGAGCAGATCATCCCGCACTGTGCCGACCCGGCCGTGCTCCTTTTCGACGACACCGCCTGGTCGCCCGGCATGGGGCGCGCTTGGCGCACGATCGCTTCCGATCCCCGCGTCGCCCTCCCCATCAACGTGGGTGTCCAAGGCCTCACCCTTCTCGCCTCCACCGTCCCCAAGCGCCCCATGGTCCACATCCCGATCCTCTAG
- a CDS encoding ribonuclease H-like domain-containing protein: MDSAKELRKRLAALNRAPLRPEEAAATAKEIIKDEIKRRSKASVRQEAGAKKASKTSAKKPAIRIGARKAPSTKKPVGGPPSAQPIIYRRDVPDAVVTPVRPRVVAGTPVELEKAVRGVVAAPVHGGTAYVTSAGVLTREGKPSPLNAAYRDALECRDTGVRTWIADLCELDEVRPADVIFFDLETTGLTSTPLFLIGAMSWENDGLAVRQFFARDYSEEAAIIALFLEWAASKRLLVSFNGKSFDLPYVRVRAAANGVPFALDLPHLDLLHVARRIWKYSLPNCRLQTLEVHVCGRVRHGDIPSWEIPEAYHAYVRTSNAVEMVEVLRHNLSDLVTLADLMVRLPHPPDPG, from the coding sequence GTGGATAGCGCGAAAGAACTGAGGAAGCGGTTGGCGGCGCTGAACCGCGCGCCGCTGCGCCCTGAGGAAGCGGCGGCGACGGCAAAAGAGATCATCAAGGACGAAATCAAGCGGCGGTCGAAGGCATCGGTGCGCCAGGAGGCAGGCGCGAAGAAGGCGTCCAAGACATCGGCAAAGAAGCCGGCGATCAGGATTGGGGCACGGAAAGCGCCGTCGACGAAGAAGCCGGTTGGCGGACCGCCGTCTGCTCAGCCGATTATTTACCGGCGCGATGTGCCGGACGCGGTGGTCACGCCGGTGAGGCCGCGCGTGGTGGCGGGCACGCCGGTGGAGTTGGAGAAGGCGGTGCGGGGCGTGGTGGCGGCACCCGTGCACGGCGGGACAGCGTACGTGACCTCGGCCGGCGTGCTGACGCGCGAGGGCAAGCCGAGTCCGCTCAACGCGGCGTACCGCGACGCGCTCGAATGCCGCGACACCGGCGTACGCACGTGGATCGCGGACCTGTGCGAGCTCGATGAGGTGCGACCGGCCGATGTGATCTTCTTTGACCTCGAAACGACGGGGCTCACGAGCACGCCGCTGTTCCTCATCGGGGCGATGAGCTGGGAGAACGACGGGCTGGCCGTGCGGCAGTTCTTTGCGCGCGACTACTCGGAGGAAGCGGCGATAATCGCGCTGTTTCTCGAGTGGGCGGCATCGAAGCGGCTACTCGTATCGTTCAACGGCAAGTCGTTCGACCTGCCGTACGTGCGCGTTCGTGCGGCGGCCAACGGCGTGCCGTTCGCGCTCGACCTACCGCATCTCGACCTGCTCCACGTCGCGCGGCGCATCTGGAAGTACTCGCTGCCCAACTGCCGCCTGCAGACGCTCGAGGTGCACGTCTGCGGCCGGGTGAGGCACGGCGACATCCCGAGCTGGGAGATCCCTGAGGCCTATCATGCCTACGTGCGCACGTCGAACGCGGTTGAGATGGTCGAGGTGTTGCGCCACAACTTGAGCGATCTCGTGACGCTGGCCGACCTCATGGTGCGTCTCCCCCACCCGCCGGATCCAGGCTAG
- a CDS encoding DEAD/DEAH box helicase: MDVDAFLDEVRSSPEYAGQIAYVREIVARPAEYGETRQPLHPRVRRMLEQRGIERLYSHQAQAVDLVRAGGDVLVVTGTASGKTLCYVLPVLEMLLDTPDARALMVFPTKALCQDQFKGLSSSLEGAGASNVSAGVYDGDTPGALRRKLRDKASIILTNPEMLHAGLMAQHARWAEFLSRLRFLVLDELHVYSGIFGSNMSNVLRRFQRLCAHYGSAPQIVACSATIGNPKELAEALTGRAFDVVDADGSPRGKRTYVFWNPPRIRATDWRSRRSANVEAHEVMARLIEHGVPTITFSKAKMTAEMIHRYVSETLREEAPHLAGKVTAYRGGYLPEERREIERRLFDGELLGVSTTRALELGIDVGALEASIIVGYPGTLASFFQQAGRAGRRDADALVVLVGLDTTVNQYVMSHPDYLFGRLIEQAVIDPDNPYVVLNHLRCATHELPLLDERSDAFGPHAGTVLGILEGNGKVKRIGEAWYHAASETPQHEVSLRTYSDANVLIEDVDTGGVLGQVDKYDAPPILHPEAIYMHRGETYRVLELDLERNIARVKREEVDYYTQAIGGTDVHHVDHCLRSKPFGTGTASWGEVTAYFRSELYEKIHFYSLDAISQHGLSLPTFALDTMALWLVPPEPLMEQVRAAGLDVHSGLRGIGYATRMLLPLFMTCDTLDFSHSIGAVNAPWNAIFVYERTPLGLGFTEKAYDRLHSIMPAVLDTVVHCPCEDGCPCCVGKPLRQYTTWNVERGEASVPSKQSSLLILKGLLHDGSNLDRPDTCALTDSDAGERVKLEQALKRRLERMREPTVFHPIEPKVPTAFPKPEDETTLSQTDAARRAERRRSFAKELRKRTAKHIPTDKLSPHASAAPLPPRMRLRSAKPPSHFPGGPEVREEKAAADSTPAEPIKAGDAIAARARRLKRRKPEH; encoded by the coding sequence ATGGACGTTGACGCATTTCTCGACGAGGTCCGGTCATCGCCCGAATACGCCGGGCAGATCGCCTACGTGCGCGAGATTGTGGCGCGGCCAGCCGAGTACGGCGAGACACGCCAGCCGCTTCACCCGCGCGTCCGCCGCATGCTCGAGCAACGCGGCATCGAGCGGCTTTACAGCCACCAGGCGCAGGCCGTCGACCTCGTGCGCGCGGGCGGAGACGTGCTCGTCGTCACGGGCACGGCGTCGGGCAAGACGCTGTGCTACGTGCTGCCCGTACTCGAGATGCTGCTCGACACGCCGGACGCACGCGCGCTCATGGTCTTCCCGACGAAGGCCCTTTGCCAGGACCAGTTCAAGGGGCTTTCCAGTTCGCTCGAGGGTGCCGGGGCCAGCAACGTGTCTGCGGGTGTCTACGACGGCGACACGCCGGGCGCGCTGCGGCGCAAGCTGCGAGACAAGGCGTCCATCATCCTGACGAATCCCGAGATGCTCCACGCCGGGCTCATGGCACAGCACGCGCGGTGGGCGGAGTTCCTGTCGCGGCTGCGCTTTCTCGTGCTCGACGAGCTGCACGTCTACAGCGGCATCTTCGGTTCCAACATGTCGAACGTGCTGCGGCGCTTCCAGCGGCTGTGCGCGCACTATGGCTCGGCGCCGCAGATCGTCGCGTGCTCGGCCACGATCGGCAATCCGAAGGAGCTCGCAGAGGCGCTGACGGGCCGTGCATTCGACGTGGTCGATGCCGACGGCAGCCCGCGCGGCAAGCGGACGTACGTGTTCTGGAACCCACCGCGTATCCGCGCCACGGACTGGCGCTCGCGGCGCAGCGCGAACGTCGAGGCGCACGAGGTCATGGCCCGCCTCATCGAGCACGGCGTGCCGACGATCACGTTCTCGAAGGCCAAGATGACGGCCGAGATGATTCATCGCTACGTGAGCGAGACGCTGCGCGAGGAGGCGCCGCACCTCGCGGGCAAGGTGACGGCCTATCGCGGCGGCTATCTGCCCGAGGAGCGGCGCGAGATCGAGCGGCGGCTGTTCGACGGCGAGCTGCTCGGCGTGAGCACGACGCGTGCGCTCGAGCTGGGCATCGATGTCGGCGCGCTCGAGGCGAGCATCATCGTCGGCTATCCCGGCACGCTCGCGAGCTTCTTCCAGCAGGCGGGCCGCGCGGGCCGGCGAGACGCCGACGCGCTCGTCGTGCTCGTTGGGCTCGACACGACCGTGAACCAATACGTCATGAGCCATCCGGACTACCTGTTCGGCCGCTTGATCGAGCAGGCGGTGATCGACCCCGACAATCCGTACGTCGTGCTCAATCACCTGCGCTGCGCGACGCACGAGCTGCCGCTGCTTGACGAGCGGTCGGACGCGTTCGGCCCGCACGCGGGCACCGTGCTCGGCATCCTCGAGGGGAATGGCAAGGTCAAACGCATCGGCGAGGCATGGTATCACGCCGCATCGGAGACACCGCAGCATGAGGTGTCGCTACGCACGTACTCGGACGCGAACGTCTTGATCGAAGACGTTGACACGGGCGGCGTGCTTGGGCAGGTCGACAAGTACGACGCGCCGCCGATTCTGCATCCCGAGGCGATCTACATGCACCGCGGCGAGACGTACCGCGTCCTCGAGCTCGACCTGGAGCGCAACATCGCACGCGTCAAGCGAGAGGAGGTCGATTACTACACCCAGGCCATCGGCGGCACCGATGTGCACCACGTCGACCACTGTTTGCGCTCGAAACCGTTCGGCACGGGCACGGCGTCGTGGGGCGAGGTGACCGCCTACTTCCGCAGCGAGTTGTACGAGAAGATCCACTTCTACTCGCTCGACGCGATCTCTCAGCACGGGCTGAGCTTGCCGACGTTCGCTCTCGACACGATGGCGCTGTGGCTCGTTCCGCCCGAGCCGCTCATGGAGCAGGTGCGCGCCGCGGGGCTTGACGTGCACAGCGGACTGCGCGGTATCGGCTACGCAACGCGCATGCTGCTGCCGCTTTTCATGACGTGCGATACGCTCGACTTCTCGCACTCGATCGGCGCGGTCAACGCGCCGTGGAACGCGATCTTTGTCTACGAGCGCACTCCGCTCGGACTCGGCTTCACTGAGAAGGCCTACGACCGGCTTCACAGCATCATGCCCGCCGTGCTCGATACGGTCGTCCACTGCCCGTGCGAGGACGGCTGCCCGTGCTGCGTCGGCAAGCCGTTGCGGCAGTACACCACGTGGAACGTCGAGCGCGGCGAGGCATCCGTGCCGTCAAAGCAGTCGTCGCTCCTCATTCTTAAGGGGTTGCTCCACGACGGTTCGAATCTGGACCGGCCGGACACGTGCGCGTTGACCGACTCAGACGCGGGCGAACGCGTGAAGCTCGAACAGGCGCTCAAGCGTCGGCTCGAGCGGATGCGCGAGCCGACGGTCTTTCACCCGATCGAGCCGAAGGTGCCGACGGCGTTCCCCAAGCCGGAGGATGAGACGACGCTCAGTCAGACCGACGCGGCTCGTCGGGCCGAACGCCGCCGCTCGTTCGCCAAGGAGCTGCGCAAGCGGACGGCGAAGCACATTCCGACGGACAAGCTCTCGCCGCATGCGAGCGCCGCTCCTTTGCCGCCGCGCATGAGGCTGAGAAGCGCCAAGCCGCCGTCGCACTTCCCGGGCGGGCCTGAGGTGCGCGAGGAGAAGGCGGCCGCCGACAGCACACCCGCCGAGCCGATCAAGGCAGGCGACGCAATCGCCGCCAGGGCACGCCGTCTCAAGCGGCGGAAGCCGGAACACTGA
- a CDS encoding metallophosphoesterase, whose product MRQRFVVIADPHVTTRETDRPRRGDIGALLLRRAVGRINQLIKPDIVLLAGDLIDDGAAADAVERTEQVRAIVDTLDCPYLAIPGNHDLDPYAFYRIFRRPADIVDVKGARYIAFVDPEEPDYNARRTPRDLQRMRGGHHKYSGPSVLFQHVPLFPPGTTACPVNLVNADEVIATMREVGALLAVGGHWHEGLDLVERQGMQFLTAPALCEPPFPFLEVEIDGKDVRVTRHELKMAERLGLIDCHVHTQFAYCADDIVADRIPALATDFGLAGVGIAEHTHGLYFARSDCARGAWCRDGIESARDEESRVPEFLTATRLHLDAAHIGFEVDCDNGGRPLLREADRPHAGFLLGAMHTLPELKQPAPDAGRMADEFLSMLQRFAASGIQALAHPFRIFHRAKVETPERLFSPAVDLLREHGVAAEINCQGNTPPHRFFRMCLDAGVKFVLGSDAHSLAQIGELAPALRFLRELGCDANLDDVLIDPRGANRL is encoded by the coding sequence ATGCGTCAACGCTTCGTCGTCATAGCCGACCCGCACGTGACCACGCGCGAGACCGATCGTCCTCGACGCGGCGATATCGGCGCGCTGCTGCTCCGGCGTGCCGTGGGGCGTATCAACCAGCTTATCAAGCCCGACATCGTGCTTCTGGCCGGCGACCTCATCGACGACGGCGCAGCGGCCGACGCCGTCGAGCGCACCGAGCAGGTCCGCGCCATTGTCGACACGCTGGACTGCCCGTACCTTGCCATCCCCGGCAACCACGACCTCGATCCGTACGCCTTCTACCGCATCTTCCGGCGGCCGGCCGATATCGTCGATGTGAAAGGCGCCCGCTATATCGCCTTCGTCGATCCCGAAGAGCCGGACTACAACGCACGCCGCACGCCGCGCGATCTGCAGCGCATGCGCGGGGGGCACCACAAGTACTCGGGGCCATCGGTGCTGTTCCAGCATGTGCCTCTCTTCCCGCCGGGCACGACCGCCTGTCCGGTCAACCTCGTCAACGCCGATGAGGTGATCGCCACGATGCGCGAGGTCGGCGCCCTGCTCGCCGTCGGCGGGCACTGGCACGAGGGCCTCGATCTCGTCGAGCGTCAGGGCATGCAGTTCCTTACAGCGCCCGCGCTCTGCGAGCCGCCGTTCCCGTTCCTCGAGGTCGAGATCGACGGGAAGGACGTGCGCGTGACGCGCCACGAGCTCAAGATGGCCGAACGCCTCGGCCTGATCGACTGCCATGTCCATACGCAGTTCGCCTACTGCGCCGACGACATCGTGGCGGACCGCATCCCCGCGCTTGCCACCGATTTCGGGCTGGCTGGCGTCGGGATCGCCGAGCACACGCACGGTCTCTATTTTGCGAGAAGCGACTGCGCGAGAGGCGCGTGGTGTCGCGACGGTATCGAGAGCGCCCGCGACGAGGAATCACGCGTCCCCGAGTTCTTGACCGCGACGCGTTTGCACCTCGACGCGGCGCACATCGGCTTCGAGGTTGACTGTGACAATGGGGGACGGCCGCTGCTTCGTGAGGCCGACCGGCCGCACGCAGGTTTCCTCTTGGGCGCCATGCACACCCTGCCTGAGCTCAAACAACCGGCGCCCGATGCCGGACGCATGGCGGACGAGTTTCTCTCCATGCTGCAGCGCTTTGCCGCGTCCGGCATTCAGGCGCTCGCGCATCCGTTCCGAATCTTCCACCGTGCGAAGGTCGAGACGCCCGAGCGGCTGTTTTCGCCCGCAGTCGACCTGCTGCGCGAACATGGCGTTGCCGCCGAGATCAACTGCCAAGGGAACACGCCGCCGCACCGTTTCTTCCGCATGTGTCTCGACGCCGGCGTCAAGTTCGTGCTCGGCAGCGACGCGCACAGTCTTGCACAGATCGGCGAGCTTGCGCCCGCGCTCCGCTTCCTGCGCGAGCTTGGCTGCGACGCCAACCTCGATGACGTCCTCATCGACCCGCGAGGCGCCAACAGATTGTAG
- a CDS encoding DEAD/DEAH box helicase — protein sequence MEARTFLERVRRLNFYSDQVAHVKLLPERPAVYGALRDGLAPAVEAALRRQGIGLLYRHQADAIEHLRAGRNVVVVTGTASGKTLCYLVPVVERLIAEPSATMLFIYPTKALAQDQLRGLGAFQRPEEQRAFLAGTYDGDTPSTLRRKLRDAGNVILTNPDMLHQGILPHHARWNRFFTHLRTIVIDEVHAYRGVFGSHLANVLRRLRRICRHYGSTPQFVCCSATIGNPQAHAERIVGEPMTLVANDGSPRGPKHFVLWNPPPIETAARGQSESWRVGGDRRSPLWEAVHLMTALVKEGVQTIAFVRTRLAAEILFKNARDLLRPVSKKLSESIHAYRGGYLPEERRKIEHKLVSKEILGVASTNALELGIDIGTLDACIMVGYPGTIASLWQQTGRAGRGLEDAVTFLVGQNSPIDQYLMTHSDYLFAQNPEQAVVDPDNPHIVIGHIKCAMFELPLSDADAALFGPYTGVVLELLEEDEAARHIDGHWYWARSEYPAADVHLRNIAGPVYTIQDESEGERVIGTMDEISALSQLHDHAVYLHAAETYFVNQLDLEQKIVRVEKRDLDYYTQSVQVSQIRIDEVEEETAWRGAALGFGDVTVTTTIPMFKKIRFHSRDSLGFERLELPPQELETVAMWFSPPESVVELLKSQDLLVGEALIGIANVLVEVAPIYVMCDTRDIGTVVDASCLGRDALFLHDRYPGGMGYARRCLDAIDDLMRTILTVIRECGCEDGCPSCVGAAVPPFAMTDLDSAVRGRIPNKEAARVLLEALLEQ from the coding sequence ATGGAGGCCAGGACTTTTCTCGAACGCGTGCGGCGCCTCAACTTCTACTCGGACCAGGTGGCGCACGTCAAACTGCTGCCCGAGCGCCCCGCCGTGTACGGGGCGCTGCGCGATGGACTTGCGCCTGCCGTCGAGGCAGCGTTGCGGCGCCAGGGCATCGGCCTGCTCTATCGCCACCAGGCCGATGCGATCGAGCACCTGCGCGCCGGGCGCAACGTGGTGGTCGTCACCGGCACGGCGAGCGGCAAGACGCTCTGCTACCTCGTGCCCGTCGTCGAGCGGCTCATCGCCGAACCATCGGCGACGATGCTGTTCATCTATCCGACCAAGGCGCTTGCGCAAGACCAGCTCCGCGGGCTCGGCGCGTTCCAGCGCCCCGAGGAGCAGCGCGCCTTCCTCGCCGGAACATACGACGGCGACACGCCGTCCACGCTGCGGCGCAAGCTGCGCGATGCCGGCAACGTGATTCTCACCAATCCCGACATGCTCCACCAAGGCATCCTGCCGCATCACGCCCGGTGGAACCGCTTCTTCACGCATCTGCGCACCATCGTCATCGACGAGGTGCACGCCTATCGCGGCGTGTTCGGGTCGCACCTGGCCAACGTGCTGCGTCGGCTGCGACGCATCTGCCGCCACTACGGCTCGACGCCGCAGTTCGTCTGCTGCTCGGCCACCATCGGCAACCCGCAGGCGCACGCCGAGCGCATCGTGGGCGAGCCGATGACGCTCGTGGCCAACGACGGCTCGCCGCGCGGGCCGAAACACTTCGTGCTCTGGAACCCGCCGCCGATCGAGACCGCAGCACGGGGGCAGTCAGAAAGCTGGCGCGTCGGCGGCGACCGCCGCAGCCCGCTCTGGGAAGCCGTGCACCTCATGACCGCGCTCGTAAAAGAGGGCGTGCAGACCATCGCCTTTGTGCGCACGCGGCTCGCCGCCGAGATCCTGTTCAAGAATGCACGCGACCTGCTGCGGCCCGTGTCGAAAAAGCTTTCCGAATCGATTCATGCCTATCGCGGCGGCTATCTGCCCGAGGAGCGTCGCAAGATCGAGCACAAGCTCGTGAGCAAGGAGATCCTCGGCGTGGCGAGCACGAACGCGCTCGAGCTCGGCATCGACATCGGCACGCTGGACGCCTGCATCATGGTCGGCTACCCGGGCACGATCGCCAGCCTGTGGCAGCAGACTGGGCGCGCGGGGCGCGGGCTCGAGGACGCGGTGACGTTTCTCGTCGGCCAGAACTCGCCCATCGACCAGTACCTCATGACGCATTCCGACTACCTCTTTGCGCAGAACCCGGAGCAGGCGGTTGTCGATCCGGACAACCCGCACATCGTCATCGGCCACATTAAGTGCGCCATGTTCGAGCTGCCGCTCAGCGACGCGGATGCGGCGCTCTTCGGCCCGTACACCGGCGTCGTGCTCGAGCTGCTCGAGGAAGACGAGGCCGCGCGCCACATTGACGGGCACTGGTACTGGGCGCGCTCGGAGTACCCGGCCGCCGACGTACACCTGCGCAACATCGCCGGGCCGGTTTACACCATTCAGGATGAAAGCGAGGGCGAGCGCGTGATCGGCACGATGGATGAGATCAGCGCGCTCTCGCAGCTCCACGATCACGCCGTCTACCTCCACGCAGCCGAGACGTACTTCGTCAACCAGCTCGACCTCGAACAGAAGATCGTCCGCGTCGAGAAACGCGACCTCGACTACTACACGCAGTCCGTGCAGGTCTCGCAGATCCGAATCGACGAGGTCGAGGAGGAGACCGCCTGGCGGGGCGCCGCGCTCGGCTTCGGCGATGTGACCGTGACGACGACGATCCCGATGTTCAAGAAGATCCGGTTCCACTCGCGCGACAGCCTTGGATTCGAGCGGCTCGAGCTGCCGCCGCAGGAGTTGGAAACCGTAGCCATGTGGTTCAGCCCGCCTGAGTCCGTCGTCGAGCTGCTGAAGTCGCAAGACCTGCTCGTCGGTGAGGCACTCATCGGCATCGCCAACGTGCTCGTCGAGGTGGCGCCCATCTACGTCATGTGCGACACGCGCGACATCGGCACGGTGGTCGATGCAAGCTGCCTGGGCCGCGACGCGTTGTTCCTGCACGACCGCTATCCGGGCGGAATGGGTTACGCGCGCCGCTGTCTCGACGCGATCGACGACCTGATGCGAACCATCCTCACCGTCATCCGCGAGTGCGGCTGTGAGGACGGCTGCCCCTCATGCGTCGGCGCCGCCGTGCCGCCGTTTGCCATGACCGACCTCGACTCCGCCGTCCGCGGCCGCATCCCCAACAAGGAAGCCGCCCGCGTTCTGCTCGAAGCGCTGCTGGAGCAGTAG